In Pueribacillus theae, a genomic segment contains:
- a CDS encoding DEAD/DEAH box helicase — translation MKTFYEFNLSHPVVQSISSLGFETATPIQEQTISIALEGHDVIGQAQTGTGKTAAFGIPIIENSEADKRAIQAVVLTPTRELAVQVAEELNKIGNNKGIRTVPIYGGQSIDRQIRALKNKPQLIVATPGRLMDHMRRRTVRFDEIKTVVLDEADEMLNMGFIEDIETILAEMPKPRQTLLFSATMPNQIRMLAEKFMNDPKLIKIKAKEMTVSNIDQEYIEVQEKKKFDVLCRLLDIQSPELAIIFGRTKKRVDEVSEALIKRGYFAGGIHGDLTQMKRDQVIRQFKEKTIDIMVATDVAARGLDISGVTHVYNFDIPQDPESYVHRIGRTGRAGATGLAITFVTPREIDHLRTIEKLTKKKIAKRAIPTYQELMVGQRQATIDKLVHTAEEEDLKEYKMAAEQLLEDTDSVTLLSAALKLLTKEPDTTPVKISSIEPLRVKKARKQNDSYNRNRGRDRMRRNKPRGRKKS, via the coding sequence TTGAAAACATTTTACGAATTTAATTTAAGTCATCCAGTTGTTCAGTCAATCAGTTCACTTGGCTTTGAGACAGCAACGCCAATTCAAGAACAAACCATTTCAATTGCACTTGAGGGACATGATGTAATTGGACAAGCCCAAACTGGAACGGGTAAAACAGCGGCATTTGGTATACCAATTATAGAAAATAGTGAAGCTGACAAAAGAGCGATACAAGCTGTCGTATTAACGCCAACAAGGGAACTTGCAGTTCAAGTCGCTGAGGAATTAAACAAAATTGGGAATAACAAAGGCATACGCACAGTTCCTATTTATGGCGGACAAAGTATTGATAGACAAATTCGGGCATTAAAAAACAAACCACAGCTTATTGTTGCGACGCCTGGCCGTTTAATGGATCATATGCGGCGCAGAACGGTTCGTTTTGATGAAATTAAAACGGTTGTATTAGATGAAGCTGATGAAATGTTAAACATGGGTTTTATCGAAGATATTGAAACAATTTTAGCTGAAATGCCGAAACCACGCCAAACATTGTTATTTTCAGCGACAATGCCGAACCAAATCCGCATGCTTGCTGAGAAGTTCATGAATGATCCAAAATTGATAAAAATAAAAGCAAAAGAAATGACTGTGTCTAACATTGACCAGGAGTATATTGAAGTCCAGGAAAAGAAGAAATTCGATGTGTTATGCCGGTTGCTCGACATTCAATCCCCCGAGCTTGCCATTATTTTTGGCCGTACAAAAAAGCGCGTCGATGAAGTTTCTGAAGCGCTTATTAAACGCGGCTATTTTGCCGGTGGGATCCACGGTGACCTCACGCAAATGAAGCGTGATCAAGTGATAAGGCAATTTAAAGAAAAAACAATTGATATTATGGTGGCAACAGATGTAGCGGCCAGAGGTCTTGATATTTCAGGTGTTACGCATGTTTACAATTTTGATATCCCTCAAGATCCGGAAAGCTACGTCCACCGCATTGGCCGGACGGGCCGTGCCGGTGCCACAGGCTTGGCCATCACTTTTGTTACGCCTAGAGAAATTGACCATCTACGGACAATCGAAAAGTTAACAAAGAAAAAAATTGCGAAAAGAGCAATTCCAACCTATCAGGAATTAATGGTTGGCCAAAGGCAGGCAACGATTGATAAACTCGTTCATACTGCTGAGGAAGAGGATTTAAAAGAATACAAAATGGCAGCGGAACAATTGCTCGAAGATACGGACTCTGTGACGCTTTTGTCAGCTGCATTGAAATTACTTACAAAAGAACCTGATACAACACCAGTTAAAATTAGTTCCATTGAGCCGCTGCGGGTAAAAAAAGCTAGGAAACAAAACGACTCTTATAACAGAAACCGCGGCCGGGATCGAATGCGCCGCAATAAACCGAGAGGAAGAAAAAAAAGCTAA
- a CDS encoding SGNH/GDSL hydrolase family protein: MLKKVFILMVSIIIVIFALNFFNKPAVQVNTPKIAHKSQSTEVQTEKKAEEHVEEESSKIHEPTNKEESSIQTKFQKEKWLKEEENEAADIHIVGIGDSLTQGVGDMNKEGYIGIIKEKIANESNVTVALHNYAKRGQRSDQLLKRLNKNEFNEDLRNADFIFLTIGGNDIMRVFKNNFFNLNVALFEKESIDFQNNLGEILTRMRSENPTAPIYMIGIFNPYLNYFSDIVEIDEVVRIWNESIKKVTVSFPEVHFVPIDSIFEEGEEPLLHDDFFHPNRHGYELIADKLIAQMKVEGDFVSKKVE, encoded by the coding sequence ATGCTTAAAAAAGTTTTCATCTTGATGGTTTCGATAATTATCGTGATTTTTGCATTGAACTTTTTTAATAAACCTGCAGTGCAAGTGAATACGCCAAAAATTGCACACAAGTCACAATCGACAGAAGTACAAACTGAAAAGAAAGCAGAAGAACATGTAGAAGAAGAGTCCTCTAAAATACATGAACCAACGAATAAAGAGGAATCATCCATTCAAACCAAATTTCAAAAAGAAAAGTGGCTCAAAGAGGAAGAGAATGAAGCAGCAGATATTCATATCGTTGGGATCGGAGACTCGTTAACCCAAGGTGTGGGCGATATGAATAAAGAAGGGTATATAGGAATTATTAAAGAAAAAATTGCGAATGAATCCAACGTAACAGTTGCTCTTCACAACTACGCAAAAAGAGGGCAGCGCAGCGATCAGCTATTAAAAAGGCTGAATAAAAATGAATTTAATGAGGATCTGCGCAATGCTGATTTTATTTTTTTAACAATTGGCGGCAACGATATTATGCGTGTTTTTAAAAATAATTTTTTCAATTTAAATGTTGCGTTATTTGAAAAAGAAAGTATCGATTTTCAAAACAACTTGGGAGAAATCTTAACACGTATGAGAAGTGAAAACCCAACAGCACCAATCTATATGATTGGCATATTTAACCCGTATCTCAATTATTTTTCAGATATTGTTGAAATCGATGAAGTTGTCCGAATTTGGAATGAAAGCATTAAAAAGGTAACAGTCAGTTTTCCAGAAGTACATTTCGTTCCAATTGATTCAATCTTTGAAGAGGGTGAAGAGCCGCTTTTGCACGATGATTTTTTCCACCCAAACAGGCACGGATATGAGCTTATCGCTGATAAATTAATCGCCCAAATGAAAGTTGAAGGAGACTTTGTCTCCAAAAAAGTTGAATGA
- a CDS encoding acyl-CoA thioesterase yields MYSVEKDIQVRYAETDQMGVVYHANYLIWFELGRTQLIESIGFTYASMEEEGFLSPVIDIQATYKKPVRYGEKPRVRTWLEKYDGLRVTYFYEILNEHDELCVSGYSVHIAVLKDSFRPVSIKKHLPKWHREYEKIKRN; encoded by the coding sequence ATGTATTCAGTGGAAAAAGATATTCAAGTCCGTTACGCGGAAACGGATCAAATGGGCGTTGTTTACCATGCGAACTACCTTATTTGGTTTGAACTCGGAAGAACACAATTGATTGAAAGCATTGGCTTTACCTATGCTTCTATGGAGGAAGAAGGGTTCCTTTCCCCAGTAATCGATATTCAAGCCACATATAAAAAACCGGTAAGATATGGCGAAAAGCCGAGAGTTAGGACATGGCTTGAAAAATATGACGGTTTGCGTGTTACTTATTTTTATGAAATTTTAAATGAACACGATGAATTATGCGTGTCAGGATATAGCGTGCATATCGCTGTATTAAAAGACAGCTTTCGGCCAGTGTCAATAAAAAAACATTTGCCTAAGTGGCATCGGGAATATGAGAAAATTAAAAGAAATTGA
- the acnA gene encoding aconitate hydratase AcnA has translation MSKQDVFNAKKSFESNGKTYHYYDLNVLEENGVGKVSKLPYSIKVLLESVLRQYDGRVIAKEHVENLAKWGTEDVKEIDVPFKPSRVILQDFTGVPAVVDLASLRGAMADMGGDPEQINPEIPVDLVIDHSVQVDKYASPDALKFNMEKEFERNQERYKFLKWAQNAFDNYRAVPPATGIVHQVNLEYLASVVQTKENKNGEVEAFPDSLVGTDSHTTMINGLGVLGWGVGGIEAEAGMLGQPSYFPVPEVIGVKLTGQLPSGATATDLALKVTQVLREKNVVGKFVEFYGPALSSMPLADRATVSNMAPEYGATCGFFPVDKETLDYMRLTGRSEEQIKLVEDYCKANGLFYTVGTEDPTFTEIVEIDLSKLEPSLSGPKRPQDLIPLSKMKQAFNDALVAPQGNHGFGLGDKEIERETTVKFDDGSETVMKTGAVAIAAITSCTNTSNPSVMIGAGLLAKKAVEKGLTVPAYVKTSLAPGSKVVTNYLNDSGLSQYLDQLGFNLVGYGCTTCIGNSGPLLPEIEKAIFDSDLTVASVLSGNRNFEGRIHPLIKANYLASPPLVVAYALAGSVNFDLQNDSFGKDKDGNDIYLKDIWPTPEEVKEVMAQTVTPEIFRKEYARVFDSNEEWNKLDTTSEELYNWDEDSTYIQNPPFFVDLSPNPEKIQPLSGMRVIGKFGDSVTTDHISPAGAIAKDMPAGKYLIEKGVRPIDFNSYGSRRGNHEVMMRGTFANIRIRNQVAPGTEGGWTTYWPTGEVMPIYDAAMKYKEDNTGLVVLAGQDYGMGSSRDWAAKGTNLLGIKTVIAQSFERIHRSNLVLMGVLPLQFKKGENADTLGLTGKETIEVQIDENVKPRQIVKVTATAEDGTKKEFEVMARFDSEVEIDYYRHGGILQMVLRDKISKK, from the coding sequence ATGTCGAAACAAGATGTTTTTAACGCAAAAAAATCGTTCGAATCTAATGGAAAGACGTATCACTATTATGACTTAAACGTCCTAGAAGAAAATGGAGTAGGCAAAGTTTCAAAGCTGCCATATTCTATTAAAGTTCTTCTAGAATCGGTCTTGCGTCAATATGATGGAAGAGTGATCGCAAAAGAACATGTCGAGAATTTGGCAAAATGGGGCACAGAAGATGTCAAAGAGATTGATGTTCCATTTAAGCCTTCAAGAGTTATTTTGCAAGACTTTACAGGTGTTCCGGCTGTCGTTGATTTGGCATCACTTCGCGGCGCGATGGCTGATATGGGCGGAGATCCTGAGCAAATTAACCCGGAAATCCCTGTTGACCTTGTTATTGACCACTCGGTACAAGTTGACAAATATGCTTCACCAGATGCACTAAAATTTAATATGGAAAAAGAGTTTGAGCGGAACCAAGAACGCTATAAATTCCTTAAATGGGCACAAAACGCTTTTGATAACTACCGTGCAGTGCCTCCAGCAACAGGAATCGTTCACCAAGTAAACTTGGAATACTTAGCTTCCGTCGTCCAAACGAAAGAAAATAAAAACGGAGAAGTGGAAGCTTTCCCTGATTCACTTGTTGGAACTGACTCCCATACAACGATGATTAACGGACTCGGCGTACTTGGCTGGGGTGTTGGAGGAATTGAAGCGGAAGCGGGAATGCTTGGACAGCCTTCCTATTTCCCAGTTCCAGAAGTCATTGGCGTGAAGTTGACAGGACAATTGCCAAGCGGTGCAACAGCGACAGACTTAGCTTTAAAAGTAACGCAAGTCCTTCGTGAGAAAAATGTTGTCGGTAAGTTTGTCGAATTCTACGGCCCAGCTCTTTCTTCAATGCCGCTTGCAGACCGTGCGACAGTTTCAAACATGGCGCCTGAATACGGAGCAACATGCGGATTTTTCCCAGTTGATAAGGAAACGCTTGACTACATGCGCTTAACCGGACGCAGTGAAGAACAAATTAAATTAGTTGAAGACTACTGCAAAGCAAACGGTCTTTTCTATACTGTTGGAACAGAGGATCCAACATTTACAGAAATCGTGGAAATTGATCTGTCCAAGTTGGAGCCAAGCCTTTCAGGCCCTAAACGTCCACAAGACTTGATTCCATTATCAAAAATGAAGCAGGCCTTTAATGATGCTCTAGTCGCTCCACAAGGAAACCACGGATTCGGCCTTGGCGATAAAGAAATCGAACGTGAAACGACTGTAAAATTTGATGATGGCAGTGAAACAGTGATGAAGACTGGCGCAGTTGCGATTGCGGCGATTACAAGCTGTACGAACACTTCAAACCCATCTGTTATGATTGGCGCCGGTTTGCTTGCGAAAAAAGCTGTTGAAAAAGGCTTGACAGTACCAGCTTATGTAAAAACAAGCTTGGCGCCTGGTTCAAAGGTTGTTACAAATTACTTGAATGATTCAGGTCTTTCTCAATATCTTGATCAACTCGGATTTAACCTTGTTGGTTATGGATGTACAACATGTATCGGGAACTCAGGTCCGTTATTGCCTGAAATCGAAAAAGCCATTTTTGATTCAGACTTGACAGTGGCGTCTGTTCTTTCAGGAAACCGTAACTTTGAAGGAAGAATCCATCCATTAATCAAAGCGAACTACCTTGCTTCGCCTCCATTGGTTGTTGCTTATGCATTGGCTGGTTCAGTTAACTTTGATTTGCAAAACGATTCATTCGGCAAAGACAAGGACGGCAATGATATTTACTTAAAAGACATTTGGCCAACTCCAGAAGAAGTGAAAGAAGTAATGGCTCAAACCGTTACGCCGGAAATCTTTAGAAAAGAGTATGCCCGTGTGTTTGACAGCAATGAAGAGTGGAATAAGCTCGACACAACTTCTGAGGAGCTTTACAATTGGGATGAAGATTCAACATATATTCAGAACCCTCCATTTTTCGTTGATTTGTCACCAAATCCTGAGAAAATTCAGCCTCTTAGCGGCATGAGAGTCATCGGCAAGTTTGGGGATTCCGTAACAACTGACCATATTTCTCCGGCTGGGGCGATTGCGAAAGATATGCCTGCAGGCAAATATCTCATTGAAAAAGGCGTTCGCCCAATCGACTTTAACTCTTACGGTTCCCGCCGCGGCAACCATGAGGTCATGATGCGCGGTACATTTGCGAATATCCGCATCCGTAACCAAGTTGCGCCAGGAACGGAAGGCGGCTGGACAACTTACTGGCCAACCGGCGAAGTGATGCCAATTTATGATGCCGCGATGAAATATAAAGAAGACAATACGGGCCTTGTTGTTTTAGCGGGGCAAGATTACGGAATGGGAAGCTCACGCGACTGGGCAGCGAAGGGTACAAACTTGCTTGGCATTAAAACAGTTATCGCGCAAAGTTTCGAGCGGATTCACCGCAGCAACCTCGTGTTGATGGGCGTTCTTCCGTTGCAGTTCAAAAAAGGCGAAAATGCTGATACACTTGGTTTGACTGGCAAAGAAACGATTGAAGTTCAAATTGACGAAAATGTAAAGCCGCGTCAAATCGTAAAAGTTACAGCAACTGCTGAAGATGGCACGAAGAAGGAATTTGAAGTCATGGCACGTTTTGACAGTGAAGTTGAAATTGACTACTATCGCCATGGCGGCATCCTTCAAATGGTTCTTCGTGATAAAATTTCAAAAAAATAA